A region from the Lycium barbarum isolate Lr01 chromosome 8, ASM1917538v2, whole genome shotgun sequence genome encodes:
- the LOC132605445 gene encoding transcription repressor OFP13-like codes for MKLPSLFKIQESSFSPLPPCGNLKTLSFRVENNHNIFSSEFFYNNVDDYIVEAVIEGLKKEKQRLFFEPGEKTSSILEVSSSTKNNSNSNGLEFLPFNDSCVITTMDSMDPFEDFKRSMEEMVEANQEIKDCEKCLEELLSWYLKVNGKSNHHYIIGAFFDLLISYSTTSSSSSKNATTTTYSHSFTNSPFSFCSSSFSASPPCLSLLEAEDDEIVEKTVDSVSPSDV; via the coding sequence ATGAAGCTCCCTTCTCTCTTCAAAATCCAAGAAAGTTCTTTTTCTCCATTGCCACCTTGTGGAAACCTCAAAACTCTCTCTTTTAGAGTTGAAAATAATCACAACATTTTCAGCTCTGAATTTTTTTACAACAATGTTGATGATTACATAGTAGAGGCAGTTATTGAAGGCCTAAAAAAGGAGAAACAAAGGCTTTTTTTTGAGCCAGGGGAAAAAACTAGTTCAATTCTTGAAGTGTCATCATCAACAAagaataatagtaatagtaacgGGCTCGAGTTTCTACCATTTAATGACTCATGTGTTATAACAACGATGGATTCGATGGACCCTTTTGAGGATTTCAAGAGATCAATGGAAGAGATGGTAGAAGCAAATCAAGAGATTAAAGATTGTGAGAAGTGTCTTGAAGAGTTATTAAGTTGGTATTTGAAGGTTAATGGGAAAAGCAATCATCATTATATTATTGGTGCATTTTTTGACTTGTTGATTAGTTATTCTACtacttcttcatcttcatcaaaaAATGCTACTACTACAACTTATAGTCATTCTTTCACAAATTCTCCATTCTCATTTTGTTCTTCTAGTTTTTCTGCTAGTCCTCCTTGTTTGTCTTTGTTAGAAGCTGAGGATGATGAGATTGTTGAGAAAACTGTTGATAGTGTTTCACCTTCagatgtttga